From the genome of Streptomyces sp. NBC_01341, one region includes:
- a CDS encoding RNA-directed DNA polymerase produces MARVSANFLDKAWSRLYGGHGQSEIPDVINLRDISSNWPKFRAEVIKSLRSGQVGPDYVEIIDLPKNPVGVRPIARLTVHDRLVYDTLVFAIADLIDHQVGDAVYSARWSNGGKEFWTPVNSWVNMQKQGVKIINSAPFQLARTDVVSFYEHIDVSTLSVDLQTLNANPRVLGLLDKYLQMFQSSSHAWGIPQGPDSSGILANMYLLPVDEFVYRSKVNYLRYSDDMMIFDTDWTALRSILLEINSILRSRRLSMSAAKTDIFDNSESVTQLENLEKDAINYGLKIGEMGADDRLYKLFTQAISGNQKDRDVKFALYRMGVWLSDDRAIPWVMKNLIESHHLAGNLLDYLECFPSRRIAIGRVLASTLSLVAGKDYDYLEQRVLQSAARQEIRSRKIRDHSWQILQNKNKSNLPREFAARYLGRFSSPADGQLLRRQYEDEANPSVRRALLVAMYEARSVSNGLLERLAGSESELAWVCRYLLKNPKIPLPR; encoded by the coding sequence ATGGCTCGGGTTAGTGCAAATTTTTTAGACAAGGCTTGGTCGAGACTCTACGGCGGGCATGGGCAGTCGGAGATTCCCGACGTTATCAATTTGCGAGACATATCCTCTAACTGGCCTAAGTTTCGAGCAGAGGTAATAAAGAGCCTTCGGAGTGGACAGGTTGGACCCGATTATGTCGAGATCATAGACCTGCCCAAGAACCCCGTCGGGGTCCGCCCAATTGCGCGACTAACAGTGCACGATCGTCTCGTTTATGACACGCTAGTATTTGCGATCGCTGATCTGATTGATCATCAGGTCGGGGATGCGGTCTATAGCGCCCGTTGGAGCAATGGGGGAAAGGAATTCTGGACACCTGTTAACTCTTGGGTGAACATGCAGAAGCAAGGCGTCAAGATAATTAACTCGGCCCCCTTTCAGCTTGCCCGAACTGACGTAGTGTCTTTTTATGAGCACATTGACGTGAGCACACTTTCGGTGGACCTGCAAACCTTAAATGCTAATCCGAGAGTGTTGGGGCTTCTGGATAAATACCTGCAGATGTTCCAGTCATCCAGCCATGCGTGGGGAATACCGCAAGGGCCTGATTCTTCGGGCATCCTTGCAAATATGTACCTCTTGCCGGTGGACGAGTTCGTATACAGGTCTAAGGTCAATTATCTACGATACTCGGACGATATGATGATTTTCGACACCGATTGGACCGCCCTGCGAAGTATTTTGTTGGAGATCAACTCCATTTTGCGGTCTCGACGGCTTTCAATGTCTGCAGCGAAGACGGACATCTTTGATAATTCCGAGTCGGTCACGCAGTTGGAAAACCTTGAGAAAGATGCAATCAATTATGGGCTAAAAATTGGCGAGATGGGCGCTGATGATCGACTTTATAAACTCTTCACTCAGGCCATATCGGGGAACCAGAAGGATCGAGATGTAAAATTTGCGCTCTACCGCATGGGAGTATGGCTCAGTGATGACCGTGCAATTCCCTGGGTCATGAAGAACTTGATAGAGAGCCACCATTTGGCTGGCAACTTGTTGGACTATTTGGAGTGCTTCCCAAGTCGCCGTATTGCTATCGGTAGGGTGCTCGCATCCACGCTGTCCCTCGTAGCCGGGAAGGATTACGACTATCTGGAGCAGCGCGTGCTTCAATCTGCAGCGCGCCAGGAAATCAGGTCGCGTAAGATTCGGGATCATTCCTGGCAGATCCTGCAGAATAAAAACAAATCCAACCTGCCGCGGGAGTTTGCTGCGCGGTATCTGGGGAGATTTAGCTCGCCGGCGGACGGTCAGCTTCTGCGACGCCAGTATGAGGATGAGGCGAATCCTAGTGTCCGTCGTGCTCTGCTTGTTGCCATGTACGAGGCTCGTTCAGTTTCCAATGGGCTGCTTGAGCGGCTCGCTGGATCGGAATCGGAACTGGCCTGGGTTTGTCGCTATCTACTCAAAAACCCGAAAATCCCTCTGCCTAGATAG